Sequence from the bacterium genome:
AAAAGCGGGCGGCAGGCTCGCTGAGTCTGCCGCCCGCTTGCGTTTTCCGGCTCAGCCGCCCGTGCGCTTGGCGGCCAGGCCGGCCTCGATGCGCGCGTTGTCGGGCATGAGCAGCACGGTGCGTATCTGCTTGGGCCCCATCTCGAATGCGAACCCCTCCACGGCCGAGCCGGGAAGCTTCTCCTGCGGCTTCTCGTCCAGATCGGCGGCAAAGGCGGCGCTCACTGGAAAGCGGGTTTTCAGACGGCCGGGGGTCTGGCTTTCCGACAGGCTGTAGAGGCGCACCACCCAACCCTCACCTGATTCGGCTTTCTTCCAGCAGGAGAGGTGGATGTCCCGGCCCTCGATCTCAATCTGCGGCTGCCCGGCAG
This genomic interval carries:
- a CDS encoding glycosyl hydrolase-related protein; translated protein: EFGWSVLRAVDHVNAGIDLKYWNAQEGQCLRRISRRLEWTTGAPEAVRAACLERRLVLQVAPPVLSVTPSAKRRYVDSRYSTLPLTAGQPQIEIEGRDIHLSCWKKAESGEGWVVRLYSLSESQTPGRLKTRFPVSAAFAADLDEKPQEKLPGSAVEGFAFEMGPKQIRTVLLMPDNARIEAGLAAKRTGG